A single Pristis pectinata isolate sPriPec2 chromosome 22, sPriPec2.1.pri, whole genome shotgun sequence DNA region contains:
- the sh3bgrl3 gene encoding SH3 domain-binding glutamic acid-rich-like protein 3, with product MSIRVYYTTVAGSREVKSQQSEVTRVMDSKGIKYEMIDIAQNNALKEEMRSKSGNPSALPPQIFNGEQHCGGYEDFVEAVETSDVRKFLKLD from the exons ATGAGTATAAGAGTGTATTACACAACCGTTGCCGGCTCCAGGGAG GTGAAATCCCAGCAGTCAGAGGTGACTCGCGTCATGGACAGTAAAGGCATCAAGTATGAAATGATCGACATTGCACAAAATAATGCTTTGAAGGAGGAGATGAGGAGCAAGTCAGGAAACCCCAGCGCACTGCCTCCTCAGATCTTCAATGGCGAGCAGCACTGTGGG GGTTACGAGGACTTTGTGGAAGCTGTGGAAACGAGTGACGTGAGGAAGTTCCTGAAGCTCGACTAA